Proteins encoded by one window of Nasonia vitripennis strain AsymCx chromosome 5, Nvit_psr_1.1, whole genome shotgun sequence:
- the SP38 gene encoding serine protease 38 isoform X1 has product MERRDFSLCLAALICCFCSCQARSFAPRLILGGDREMVHQSNFSTNAGSSPNYFGDSSSFGKSLNMCDNCVCGVSRQTRIVNGDVTSTYEFPWAVAITYQGMHHCGASLITRRHLLTAGHCISGFQKKYFGLRFADNQVYRIKSMKVHEQYDRHSFNNDIAIIELDREVPLDSAVKTVCLPDAASFNYVGRTAVAIGWGRIGEGEPVSEELRKVDLPIMSRDECELSEYPKNRVTENMFCAGYLDGERDSCNGDSGGPLQVRGAKGAMRVVGLVSFGRGCARPNFPGVYTKVTNYLDWIGEHVRGECVCSPPSNVPQGLRNSLLRRVSSQFSEQNMRTRVVQLLCLLLLLLLGNYSEKSAAATPAEFRRTSNRTGRIFFDDLFGIDVDIPGLSGITSGIGGGDGSGGDSGNAIGTDEKIRNCTCDCGAPNQENRIVGGRPSEPNKYPWLARLVYDGKFHCGASLLTNDYVITAAHCVRKLKRSKIRIILGDHDQFVTTDGKAVMRYVGAVIPHRNFDTESYNHDVALLKLRRPVSFSKTIRPVCLPQPGSDPAGKHGTVVGWGRTKEGGMLAGVVQEVTVPVLSLNQCRRMKYRANRITENMVCAGNGSQDSCQGDSGGPLLIDEGGRLEIAGIVSWGVGCGRAGYPGVYTRVTRYLNWIRLNMKNTCLCNTK; this is encoded by the exons ATGGAACGAAGAGATTTTTCCCTGTGCCTCGCAGCTCTGATCTGCTGCTTCTGCAGCTGTCAGGCTCGCTCGTTTGCGCCGCGATTA atcCTGGGAGGAGATCGAGAAATGGTGCACCAAAGTAACTTCAGCACCAACGCTGGAAGTTCGCCCAATTACTTCGGCGACTCGTCGTCCTTCGGAAAATCGCTGAACATGTGCGACAACTGCG TCTGCGGCGTCAGCCGGCAAACCAGAATAGTCAACGGTGACGTAACGAGCACGTACGAGTTCCCCTGGGCCGTCGCAATCACGTATCAGGGCATGCATCACTGCGGAGCCAGCTTGATAACTCGCCGACATCTCCTGACCGCCGGCCACTGCATCTCCGG CTTCCAGAAAAAGTACTTCGGGCTCCGGTTCGCCGACAACCAAGTCTACCGCATCAAGTCGATGAAAGTTCACGAGCAGTACGACAGGCACAGCTTCAACAACGACATCGCCATAATCGAACTCGACCGAGAAGTGCCTCTCGACTCGGCCGTGAAAACCGTCTGCCTGCCGGATGCGG CCAGCTTCAACTACGTCGGAAGGACAGCCGTGGCCATCGGCTGGGGCAGGATCGGCGAGGGCGAGCCGGTGAGCGAGGAGCTGCGCAAAGTCGACCTTCCCATCATGAGCCGGGACGAGTGCGAGCTGTCCGAGTACCCGAAAAACCGCGTCACCGAGAACATGTTCTGCGCCGGGTACCTCGACGGTGAGCGCGACTCCTGCAACGGAGACAGCGGCGGCCCTCTGCAGGTCCGCGGCGCCAAGGGTGCGATGCGGGTTGTCG GCCTGGTCTCCTTCGGTCGCGGCTGCGCGAGGCCCAACTTCCCGGGCGTCTACACCAAAGTCACCAACTACCTGGACTGGATCGGCGAGCACGTCAGAGGCGAGTGCGTCTGCTCGCCACCGAGTAACGTGCCGCAA GGCCTCCGGAACTCTCTTCTCCGCCGCGTCTCGTCGCAGTTTTCTGAGCAAAACATGCGGACACGAGTGGTGCAGTTGTTgtgtctgctgctgctgctgctgctcgggaATTACAGCGAGAAAAGTGCTGCTGCTACTCCTGCGGAATTC CGGAGGACGAGTAATCGCACGGGGCGGATATTCTTCGACGATCTGTTCGGCATCGACGTCGACATCCCGGGCCTGAGCGGCATCACCAGCGGtatcggcggcggcgacggcagcGGAGGCGACAGCGGCAACGCCATCGGCACCGACGAAAAGATACGGAACTGCACGTGCG ACTGCGGCGCGCCGAACCAAGAGAACCGAATCGTCGGCGGCCGACCGTCCGAGCCGAACAAGTATCCTTGGCTGGCTCGTCTCGTTTACGACGGCAAGTTCCACTGCGGGGCAAGTCTCCTCACCAATGATTACGTTATAACTGCAGCCCATTGTGTCAGGAA GCTGAAGCGCTCCAAGATACGCATAATCCTCGGCGATCACGACCAGTTCGTGACGACCGATGGGAAGGCGGTGATGAGGTACGTCGGGGCTGTGATCCCTCATCGAAACTTCGACACCGAGTCCTACAATCACGACGTCGCCCTGCTCAAGTTGCGCCGGCCCGTGAGCTTTTCCAAAACCATCAGGCCCGTCTGTTTGCCCCAGCCAG GTAGCGATCCAGCCGGAAAGCACGGGACCGTGGTCGGCTGGGGAAGGACGAAAGAGGGCGGAATGTTGGCCGGGGTCGTGCAGGAGGTGACTGTGCCCGTGCTCAGCCTGAACCAGTGCAGGAGGATGAAGTACCGGGCGAACCGCATCACCGAGAACATGGTCTGCGCGGGCAACGGGAGTCAGGATTCCTGTCAAGGCGACAGCGGCGGCCCCTTGCTCATCGACGAGGGAGGAAGACTCGAGATTGCGG GTATCGTTTCCTGGGGCGTCGGATGCGGACGAGCCGGTTATCCAGGAGTCTACACGAGAGTCACCCGCTATCTCAATTGGATTCGCTTGAATATGAAGAACACCTGTCTCTGTAATACCAAGTGA
- the LOC103316092 gene encoding sugar transporter ERD6-like 18 isoform X2: MAIGSIRKIEEELSHQDSELPSNFKRIASQCCGVLAANSIKFTTSTFHGFHIMLIAELHKKDSEIDITLNQLTWLASLDFLVPIGSISTAFITQRVGSRLVMLWCSILYVTIWLSYSYSTSTTMLMTAQILYSLTRGALKTPTSTYVTEISEPRLRGSFLATCHLASTFGTFFSLLMGSLLYWRTVALINIAFPIVSFIVILAIPDSPMWLASQGRLDEAEDALCWLRGWARTAVHVRSEYQSLVESFNRSSFFSTVAHDESSEQNSRKLERLRAKLKPYSQRSFYLPLASVSLIYFIHFFSGVSAIQVYSMLIFREMDSPIHVSVATTSMGAMRIIGALVVFLCIRLSGKRRLVFGSLLVAGGCHLVISGVGFLLQHLPPQISPESTPYPWVSPIAMIIAVFANSSGVETIVHMLNCEIFPLSIRYIGSAIGGSVGSVMQSIMSKAFLYMLDGLTLPGLFLYFGLMNGVAMIAYYFVFPETEGRSLKEIEEHYGGIKSLTDDDGRNERREKNI, translated from the exons ATGGC AATAGGCAGTATTCGGAAAATAGAAGAAGAATTGAGCCACCAAGATTCCGAGTTACCCTccaattttaaaagaatagCCTCACAATGCTGCGGAGTGCTGGCCGCGAACTCGATAAAATTCACAACGAGCACATTCCATGGATTCCACATAATGCTCATCGCGGAGTTACATAAGAAAGACTCCGAAATCGACATAACACTCAATCAGCTGACTTGGCTGG CGAGCTTGGACTTTCTCGTGCCGATAGGCTCGATAAGCACCGCATTCATCACTCAGCGCGTGGGCAGTCGGCTGGTGATGCTATGGTGTTCGATACTCTACGTGACCATTTGGCTGAGCTACAGCTACTCGACGAGCACGACGATGCTGATGACGGCGCAAATTTTGTACAGCCTGACGCGAGGCGCCCTCAAGACACCCACCAGCACCTACGTCACGGAGATAAGCGAGCCTCGACTGAGGGGATCGTTTCTCGCTACCTGTCACCTCGCCTCGACCTTTGGAACTTTCTTCTCGCTGCTCATGGGTAGTCTACTGTACTGGAGGACAGTTGCGCTCATTAACATCGCGTTTCCTATCGTTAGCTTCATCGTAATTTTGGCCATCCCCGACAGTCCGATGTGGCTTGCAA GTCAAGGCCGACTCGACGAAGCCGAAGACGCTCTCTGCTGGCTCCGCGGTTGGGCAAGAACAGCAGTGCACGTGCGGAGCGAGTATCAGTCCCTGGTGGAGAGCTTCAACAGGTCCTCCTTCTTCTCCACGGTGGCCCACGACGAGAGCTCCGAACAAAACTCGAGAAAGCTCGAACGACTGAGGGCAAAGCTCAAGCCCTACTCGCAGCGATCGTTCTACCTGCCCCTTGCCTCGGTCAGCCTGATCTACTTCATCCACTTCTTCAGCGGCGTCTCGGCGATCCAGGTATACTCGATGTTGATCTTCCGGGAGATGGACTCGCCGATCCACGTGTCAGTGGCGACGACGTCTATGGGCGCCATGCGCATAATCGGCGCCCTCGTCGTCTTTCTCTGCATCCGGCTGAGCGGCAAGCGGCGACTGGTCTTCGGTTCGCTCCTCGTAGCCGGTGGCTGTCATCTGGTGATCAGCGGCGTGGGCTTCTTGCTTCAGCACCTGCCTCCGCAGATTTCGCCCGAATCGACGCCGTATCCTTGGGTCTCGCCGATCGCCATGATCATAGCCGTGTTCGCCAATTCGTCCGGAGTCGAGACGATCGTCCACATGCTCAACTGCGAGATCTTTCCTCTGAGCATTCGGTACATAGGATCGGCGATCGGCGGCTCGGTCGGCTCGGTCATGCAGTCCATCATGAGCAAAGCCTTTCTCTACATGCTCGACGGATTAACTCTGCCGGGACTGTTTCTCTATTTCGGCTTGATGAACGGCGTTGCCATGATCGCCTACTACTTTGTCTTTCCCGAGACCGAGGGCAGGTCGCTCAAGGAGATCGAGGAACATTACGGCGGAATCAAAAGTTTGACCGATGATGATGGTAGGAACGAACgccgagagaaaaatatttga
- the LOC103316092 gene encoding sugar transporter ERD6-like 18 isoform X1 has translation MNLWRSIRKIEEELSHQDSELPSNFKRIASQCCGVLAANSIKFTTSTFHGFHIMLIAELHKKDSEIDITLNQLTWLASLDFLVPIGSISTAFITQRVGSRLVMLWCSILYVTIWLSYSYSTSTTMLMTAQILYSLTRGALKTPTSTYVTEISEPRLRGSFLATCHLASTFGTFFSLLMGSLLYWRTVALINIAFPIVSFIVILAIPDSPMWLASQGRLDEAEDALCWLRGWARTAVHVRSEYQSLVESFNRSSFFSTVAHDESSEQNSRKLERLRAKLKPYSQRSFYLPLASVSLIYFIHFFSGVSAIQVYSMLIFREMDSPIHVSVATTSMGAMRIIGALVVFLCIRLSGKRRLVFGSLLVAGGCHLVISGVGFLLQHLPPQISPESTPYPWVSPIAMIIAVFANSSGVETIVHMLNCEIFPLSIRYIGSAIGGSVGSVMQSIMSKAFLYMLDGLTLPGLFLYFGLMNGVAMIAYYFVFPETEGRSLKEIEEHYGGIKSLTDDDGRNERREKNI, from the exons ATGAACTTATGGC GCAGTATTCGGAAAATAGAAGAAGAATTGAGCCACCAAGATTCCGAGTTACCCTccaattttaaaagaatagCCTCACAATGCTGCGGAGTGCTGGCCGCGAACTCGATAAAATTCACAACGAGCACATTCCATGGATTCCACATAATGCTCATCGCGGAGTTACATAAGAAAGACTCCGAAATCGACATAACACTCAATCAGCTGACTTGGCTGG CGAGCTTGGACTTTCTCGTGCCGATAGGCTCGATAAGCACCGCATTCATCACTCAGCGCGTGGGCAGTCGGCTGGTGATGCTATGGTGTTCGATACTCTACGTGACCATTTGGCTGAGCTACAGCTACTCGACGAGCACGACGATGCTGATGACGGCGCAAATTTTGTACAGCCTGACGCGAGGCGCCCTCAAGACACCCACCAGCACCTACGTCACGGAGATAAGCGAGCCTCGACTGAGGGGATCGTTTCTCGCTACCTGTCACCTCGCCTCGACCTTTGGAACTTTCTTCTCGCTGCTCATGGGTAGTCTACTGTACTGGAGGACAGTTGCGCTCATTAACATCGCGTTTCCTATCGTTAGCTTCATCGTAATTTTGGCCATCCCCGACAGTCCGATGTGGCTTGCAA GTCAAGGCCGACTCGACGAAGCCGAAGACGCTCTCTGCTGGCTCCGCGGTTGGGCAAGAACAGCAGTGCACGTGCGGAGCGAGTATCAGTCCCTGGTGGAGAGCTTCAACAGGTCCTCCTTCTTCTCCACGGTGGCCCACGACGAGAGCTCCGAACAAAACTCGAGAAAGCTCGAACGACTGAGGGCAAAGCTCAAGCCCTACTCGCAGCGATCGTTCTACCTGCCCCTTGCCTCGGTCAGCCTGATCTACTTCATCCACTTCTTCAGCGGCGTCTCGGCGATCCAGGTATACTCGATGTTGATCTTCCGGGAGATGGACTCGCCGATCCACGTGTCAGTGGCGACGACGTCTATGGGCGCCATGCGCATAATCGGCGCCCTCGTCGTCTTTCTCTGCATCCGGCTGAGCGGCAAGCGGCGACTGGTCTTCGGTTCGCTCCTCGTAGCCGGTGGCTGTCATCTGGTGATCAGCGGCGTGGGCTTCTTGCTTCAGCACCTGCCTCCGCAGATTTCGCCCGAATCGACGCCGTATCCTTGGGTCTCGCCGATCGCCATGATCATAGCCGTGTTCGCCAATTCGTCCGGAGTCGAGACGATCGTCCACATGCTCAACTGCGAGATCTTTCCTCTGAGCATTCGGTACATAGGATCGGCGATCGGCGGCTCGGTCGGCTCGGTCATGCAGTCCATCATGAGCAAAGCCTTTCTCTACATGCTCGACGGATTAACTCTGCCGGGACTGTTTCTCTATTTCGGCTTGATGAACGGCGTTGCCATGATCGCCTACTACTTTGTCTTTCCCGAGACCGAGGGCAGGTCGCTCAAGGAGATCGAGGAACATTACGGCGGAATCAAAAGTTTGACCGATGATGATGGTAGGAACGAACgccgagagaaaaatatttga
- the LOC103316092 gene encoding facilitated trehalose transporter Tret1 isoform X3, with translation MLIAELHKKDSEIDITLNQLTWLASLDFLVPIGSISTAFITQRVGSRLVMLWCSILYVTIWLSYSYSTSTTMLMTAQILYSLTRGALKTPTSTYVTEISEPRLRGSFLATCHLASTFGTFFSLLMGSLLYWRTVALINIAFPIVSFIVILAIPDSPMWLASQGRLDEAEDALCWLRGWARTAVHVRSEYQSLVESFNRSSFFSTVAHDESSEQNSRKLERLRAKLKPYSQRSFYLPLASVSLIYFIHFFSGVSAIQVYSMLIFREMDSPIHVSVATTSMGAMRIIGALVVFLCIRLSGKRRLVFGSLLVAGGCHLVISGVGFLLQHLPPQISPESTPYPWVSPIAMIIAVFANSSGVETIVHMLNCEIFPLSIRYIGSAIGGSVGSVMQSIMSKAFLYMLDGLTLPGLFLYFGLMNGVAMIAYYFVFPETEGRSLKEIEEHYGGIKSLTDDDGRNERREKNI, from the exons ATGCTCATCGCGGAGTTACATAAGAAAGACTCCGAAATCGACATAACACTCAATCAGCTGACTTGGCTGG CGAGCTTGGACTTTCTCGTGCCGATAGGCTCGATAAGCACCGCATTCATCACTCAGCGCGTGGGCAGTCGGCTGGTGATGCTATGGTGTTCGATACTCTACGTGACCATTTGGCTGAGCTACAGCTACTCGACGAGCACGACGATGCTGATGACGGCGCAAATTTTGTACAGCCTGACGCGAGGCGCCCTCAAGACACCCACCAGCACCTACGTCACGGAGATAAGCGAGCCTCGACTGAGGGGATCGTTTCTCGCTACCTGTCACCTCGCCTCGACCTTTGGAACTTTCTTCTCGCTGCTCATGGGTAGTCTACTGTACTGGAGGACAGTTGCGCTCATTAACATCGCGTTTCCTATCGTTAGCTTCATCGTAATTTTGGCCATCCCCGACAGTCCGATGTGGCTTGCAA GTCAAGGCCGACTCGACGAAGCCGAAGACGCTCTCTGCTGGCTCCGCGGTTGGGCAAGAACAGCAGTGCACGTGCGGAGCGAGTATCAGTCCCTGGTGGAGAGCTTCAACAGGTCCTCCTTCTTCTCCACGGTGGCCCACGACGAGAGCTCCGAACAAAACTCGAGAAAGCTCGAACGACTGAGGGCAAAGCTCAAGCCCTACTCGCAGCGATCGTTCTACCTGCCCCTTGCCTCGGTCAGCCTGATCTACTTCATCCACTTCTTCAGCGGCGTCTCGGCGATCCAGGTATACTCGATGTTGATCTTCCGGGAGATGGACTCGCCGATCCACGTGTCAGTGGCGACGACGTCTATGGGCGCCATGCGCATAATCGGCGCCCTCGTCGTCTTTCTCTGCATCCGGCTGAGCGGCAAGCGGCGACTGGTCTTCGGTTCGCTCCTCGTAGCCGGTGGCTGTCATCTGGTGATCAGCGGCGTGGGCTTCTTGCTTCAGCACCTGCCTCCGCAGATTTCGCCCGAATCGACGCCGTATCCTTGGGTCTCGCCGATCGCCATGATCATAGCCGTGTTCGCCAATTCGTCCGGAGTCGAGACGATCGTCCACATGCTCAACTGCGAGATCTTTCCTCTGAGCATTCGGTACATAGGATCGGCGATCGGCGGCTCGGTCGGCTCGGTCATGCAGTCCATCATGAGCAAAGCCTTTCTCTACATGCTCGACGGATTAACTCTGCCGGGACTGTTTCTCTATTTCGGCTTGATGAACGGCGTTGCCATGATCGCCTACTACTTTGTCTTTCCCGAGACCGAGGGCAGGTCGCTCAAGGAGATCGAGGAACATTACGGCGGAATCAAAAGTTTGACCGATGATGATGGTAGGAACGAACgccgagagaaaaatatttga
- the SP38 gene encoding serine protease 38 precursor, producing MRTRVVQLLCLLLLLLLGNYSEKSAAATPAEFRRTSNRTGRIFFDDLFGIDVDIPGLSGITSGIGGGDGSGGDSGNAIGTDEKIRNCTCDCGAPNQENRIVGGRPSEPNKYPWLARLVYDGKFHCGASLLTNDYVITAAHCVRKLKRSKIRIILGDHDQFVTTDGKAVMRYVGAVIPHRNFDTESYNHDVALLKLRRPVSFSKTIRPVCLPQPGSDPAGKHGTVVGWGRTKEGGMLAGVVQEVTVPVLSLNQCRRMKYRANRITENMVCAGNGSQDSCQGDSGGPLLIDEGGRLEIAGIVSWGVGCGRAGYPGVYTRVTRYLNWIRLNMKNTCLCNTK from the exons ATGCGGACACGAGTGGTGCAGTTGTTgtgtctgctgctgctgctgctgctcgggaATTACAGCGAGAAAAGTGCTGCTGCTACTCCTGCGGAATTC CGGAGGACGAGTAATCGCACGGGGCGGATATTCTTCGACGATCTGTTCGGCATCGACGTCGACATCCCGGGCCTGAGCGGCATCACCAGCGGtatcggcggcggcgacggcagcGGAGGCGACAGCGGCAACGCCATCGGCACCGACGAAAAGATACGGAACTGCACGTGCG ACTGCGGCGCGCCGAACCAAGAGAACCGAATCGTCGGCGGCCGACCGTCCGAGCCGAACAAGTATCCTTGGCTGGCTCGTCTCGTTTACGACGGCAAGTTCCACTGCGGGGCAAGTCTCCTCACCAATGATTACGTTATAACTGCAGCCCATTGTGTCAGGAA GCTGAAGCGCTCCAAGATACGCATAATCCTCGGCGATCACGACCAGTTCGTGACGACCGATGGGAAGGCGGTGATGAGGTACGTCGGGGCTGTGATCCCTCATCGAAACTTCGACACCGAGTCCTACAATCACGACGTCGCCCTGCTCAAGTTGCGCCGGCCCGTGAGCTTTTCCAAAACCATCAGGCCCGTCTGTTTGCCCCAGCCAG GTAGCGATCCAGCCGGAAAGCACGGGACCGTGGTCGGCTGGGGAAGGACGAAAGAGGGCGGAATGTTGGCCGGGGTCGTGCAGGAGGTGACTGTGCCCGTGCTCAGCCTGAACCAGTGCAGGAGGATGAAGTACCGGGCGAACCGCATCACCGAGAACATGGTCTGCGCGGGCAACGGGAGTCAGGATTCCTGTCAAGGCGACAGCGGCGGCCCCTTGCTCATCGACGAGGGAGGAAGACTCGAGATTGCGG GTATCGTTTCCTGGGGCGTCGGATGCGGACGAGCCGGTTATCCAGGAGTCTACACGAGAGTCACCCGCTATCTCAATTGGATTCGCTTGAATATGAAGAACACCTGTCTCTGTAATACCAAGTGA